tgtgggagcagcttgactgaatggtacgtaagaagtgcccatcaagccatttcagcttgtgggaggtgcttcaggaagcatgtaGTGAAATATCTTCAGATGACCTCAACAAACTgtcaactagaatgccaaaggtctgcaaggctgtaactgcaccaaatggaggattctttgacaaaagcaaagattgaaggacaattattatttcaattaaatatcattatttctaaccttgtcaatgactataatCATTTTGCCATATTtcctattaaaaataaaaaaattatgtacccttccatggaaaacaaggatttGGATGTGCTCCCCTGTCCAGGAAAATGAACTCTCTCTCTATATAAGGGATACTACAGAGCAGGGCAGTGCCCACAAAAGAAAAAACCTAATCCTATTAATATTGTAGTCTGATACAAAACAATCAGGTATCAGCACTGAAGTGTGACCAATGACACACCTGGACGCTTCGGTGACTTGAGCTGCTTGTTCAGTGTTCGTAGATCTTCTGTTATCTGTTCTTCTGTCAGCAGGTAATTCAACTGAGGTGTGCGGAGTTAAGGACAACTTGTGTCATAAGAACGCCACTACACCCGTAATTACATATTTTCGTTAAAAGCTAACAGGGTATCTTAGAAAAACGGGTTTAGCAGTGCCTGGCTATGAAGACAGAGCAAAGTCTCACCTGGGTGACTGGGCCATCTCCATGTAAAAACAGTCAATTTCAGAATTATTGATCGACTGAGGGATCGCCCAATCACATTATAGGTGCCACAGCTGACTACATTAAAACTGCAAATTCCCTCAATGGCGATATGTGTGCTGGAACACATGTTCCCAGTTGAGTCCTCTGGTCAACCTTTCATAAAGCAAGCAAAGAGAGCTGCCAAGGACACGTTGAAACAAAGGATATCAGGTGCTGGTTTCCTCCGTTTGTCTGGAATGGGGACTGGATCGTTTGGCCTCCTCCTCAACTTCCGGGTCATAATAGGTTTCACCTCCATGGAATCTACACAGTGAAACAAACCATCAGCACTAAGGTCACTgcagatgaaataaaaaattagtCAATATACACATTTTCCTTTAGCTATCAGACAGTATGACTTTACTGCTATAATAACATGACTGCACTGAAACAATACTGACAGGAAATTGGAGACAAGTAAAGTGAGAGAAAACAATGCAGGACATTTTAATTGGAGCGCTTGTAAATACTAAGGCTGTGAGATCTGAGATAGGGGTTGGAAGCTCTCATTtcccaaaacacttcaaatgaGAGAAGAAAAATTTGCCAACATTGTCTTCCCACGCATAGTTCACATCTTTCTCTACATcttatggtgtgtgtggggggggggggggattatgtTTCCGTTCTCTGATTGTTCTCAGTGATCATCCTACCGCCTGTGAGCTCCATGGTTAACTTCTCATTCTCAAtcatcttcttcttctcctccagcTCTGCAATTAAGTTCTCCTTCAGCTCTACCTTCTTATCGTCAAATTCTTTCACCGCAGCCTTTTTCTCTTTGATGTAGTTCCTCTCCACCTGTTCTGtctgagaaagagaaaaaggtaCTGCAGCTCATCTAAACCGAAGCCACCTTACGTTCAACCTTCCCAACCATCCACTACACAACATTAGGGCTTGCATATGGATAAGCAAAGGGAACATCCCCTCCCTACTTTCAGGTAATCCTCAGAGTCTACATATCTATCAGAGCTCTATGTTCTGCCGGCTCAGGGCTTTTAGCTGTCCCACCCCTAAACAAGGTCAGCACCCACTCAGTCAAAATGATTGTGCCCTGGCACGCTAATGGTGGAACCAGATTACCTTTGAAGCAAGGACACCAGAGTGCTGGCCATTTGCCTTTATTAATTAATGCTTGTATTTTTTCTTCAAGCATTTACTTGGCTGATTGCTACCAAGTTGTCCTGTTTATCCACTTACCCAtcttaaaatgaatgcactaactgtaTATAGCCCAgtattacataaaaacaataacagtaaatgtaatgaagagaaaaaaaagaaaaggagaaagacatcctgaagaaaaaactaagaaagagaaaaaaattgaaaaagaaacaaaaaaataataataatattaatacaaaatgaaaagaaagaaaaacatcagaCAGGTGAGGCCCAATGACTTTCAGTGTCAAAAAGACATGGCAGATTAATGATTCAATGGTACAAAAATGTTTGGTAATATTAACAAACATGTCTTACCTCCAGCTGTAGGAAGAGATCTGTAGAAAAAGACAAGACAAGGGTTTAACTAAATTGGCAGTTAATCCATGTCTCTCACTGACTTGGATTACAAAACCTACACCCTTGGTGTAGTTCTAAAATAAAAGCTAAAGAATGAAGCATATAGGTgtgaaaaaacaaagaaatcctACCAGCATTCCGAAGCCGCTCTTTGTATTGCTGGTCCAGCTTCTTCATTCTCTTCTGGTACTCTTGAAGTGTACCTGCAGGGATGAGAATGTGGCATACTTCAAACATACccaaataatttttcacattCTGGCCATTTTAGGGTCATGAAATTACACTGACACTTTTGTAACTGAAGATGCATGTCAAGCAAGAACCTTTGCTTATATATagacagtatctcacaaaggtAAGTACAACCCTCatgtttttgcaaatatttgattatatattttcatgtgacaaaactgaGGACCTCATGGTaaagaactctgaggatctgaaaaaaaataattgttgctctacaaaaagatggcctaggctataagagcGCCAGGCCCCCGAAACTGAGCTGCAACACGGTGGCCAAGAcaatacagcggtttaacaggacaggttccactcagaagaggcctcgccatggtcgaccaaagaagttgagtgcacgtgctaagcgtcatatccagaggttgtctttgggaaattaACCTATGAGTGctaccagcattgctgcagaggtttaaggaggggggggctggggtcagcctgtcaatgctcagaccatacgccgtacactgcatcaaattggtctgcatggcggTTGTCCCAggaggaagcctcttctaaagatgatgcacaagaaagcctgcaaacagtttgctgaagacaagcagactaaggacatggattactggaaccatgtcctgtggtttgaagagatcaagataaacttatttggttcagatgtaGCAGCaatcaagcgtgtgtggcggcaaccaggtgtggagtacaaagacaagtgggTCTTgccaacagtcaagcatggtggtgggagtgtaatggtctggggctgccggcactggggagctacagttcattgagggaaccatgaatgcagAGCATGATcacctcccttcagagactgggccacagggtagtattccaacatgataacgaccccaaaacacctccaagacgaccactgtcTTGCTAAATAAGCTGAggataaaggtgatggacttgccaagcatgtctccagacctaaaccctattgagcatatgtggggcatcctcaaacggaaggtggaggagcgcaagctatctaacatccaccagctccatgatgtcgtcatggaggaggactacagtggcaacctgtgaagttctggtgaactccatgccaaGAGAGTTAAGGCAGGGCTGCAAAATAATAGTGGCCACAAAAacattgacactttgggccaaatttggacattttcacttaggggtgtactcacttttgttgccagcgatttagacattaatggctgtgtgttgcgtgattttgaagggacagcaaatgtacactcttatacaagctgtacactcactactttacattatagCTAAgtttaatttcttcagtgttgtcacatgaaaagataaaatcatatatttgcaaaaatgtgaggggtatactcacttttgtgagatactttgtgtatatgtatgtatatatatctcaaacaatacaACTACATCCAATGACTGCTTTGAACAATTTCAACAGTATATGTAAAAAGTAAAATGCCAAGTGGGACAATTGCCACAATGAGTGTTGATGCACAAAGCTTAACTTTTCTGCTGTGTGAAGCGAATCGGCACATATGCACCGTTGCTGGGGGTGACTGTGTTAGAGAAAAGGCCTGCGTGTCGCTCATCCCAATATATAGGCTATTCAAATTGAATTCTATTTTGCTGAgccaatatttaaaatgtattccaaacAAAGTACACAATTTAAAAAGTTTTAAATCACAGtggcatatacactcacctaaaggattattaggaacaccataccaatactgtgtttgaccccctttcgccttcagaactgccttaattctacgtggcattgattcaacaaggtgctgaaagcattctttagaaatgttggcccatattgataggatagcatcttgcagttgatggagatttgtgggatgcacatccagggcatgaagcaccccttccaccacatcccaaagatgctctattgtgtggaaatctggtgactgtgggggccaattcagtacagtgaactcgttgtcatgttcaagaaaccaatttgaaattattcaagctttgtgacatggtgcattatcctgctggaagtagccatcatggtacatggtggtcataaagggatggacatggtcagaaacaatgctcaggtaggccgcggcatttaaacaatgcccaattggcactaaggggcctaaagtgtgccaagaaaacatcccccacaccattacactaccaccaccaccagcctgcacagtggaaacaatgcatgatggatccatgttctcattctgtttacaccaaattctgactctaccatctgaatgtctcaacagaaatcgagactcatcagaccaggcaacattcttccagtcttcaactgtccaattttggtgagcttgtgcaaattgtagcctcttttttctatttgtagtggagatgagtggtacccggtggggtcttctgctgttgtagcccatctgcctcaaggttgtgcgtgttgtggcttcacaaatgctttgctgcatacctcggttgtaacgagtggttatttcagtcaaagttgctcttctatcagcttgaatcagtcggcccattctcctctgacctctagcatcaacagggcattttcgcccacaggactgccgcatactggatgtttttcccttttcacaccattatttgtaaaccctagaaatggttgtgcgtgaaaatcccagtaactgagcagattgtgaaatactcagaccggcccgtctggcaccaacaaccatgccacgctcaaaattgcttaaatcacctttctttcccattctgacattcagtttggagttcaggagattgtcttgaccaggaccacacccctaaatgcattgaagcaactgccatgtgattggttgattagataattgcattaatgagaaatccaacaggtgttcctaataatcctttaggtgagtgtatgttgactcatttgaataatttacacagtaaactaaatgtctgATATCAAGCCTCCTGTACCATTTGCACAATACATACACCATtggtaaaatgtcaaatgtttagTGGATGTAGTTAAGTTGCAATTATGCAAAATCTTTTATTGCTTGTTACACTCAATGGCATTTGTTGGTATATATTTTAGAGTAACATATCTAAGCATCAACATACGTTTTACCATGGAATTGCCCCATGATAATTTAGGCCAAACTGTCACTTTACTGTTTAAACAGTGTCCTTAATTGGTAGACAGCTCTGACGGCACTGTTTGCGTAAATGAGCAGGGCCAATAaagtatttgattttttttaaaagttatACCAATGCCCCAAACATCTAAATGTTGGCACATACAGATTCCATTGTACCTACCATCAGTTGCAATACTTGGTTCAAATGCAAGGCTGCTTTTCTGGACTAACAAGTGTGAATCATAGACCATAGCCCACAATttgagaaaacaaaatatatgtcTGGTTTATATTTGAAGAGGTCTAACTTAGATAGGACTTACGCAAGAATTAGAGCCTATCTCCAATCTCAGTGCCAAGTAGAGATGAATCAGGTCGTTTATTACAGTCTCTGGTGTGATTTGGCAATGGATTGTTCTTCCAACCCCTACAATCTTTAACTGGACAATTGAACCACAAGGCCATTTAGTAAATCTAAATCATAAATGCAGTAAGGGAAACAGTCTACCTTCTTGGAGTTGTGTCAACTGTCTTTTCAATGATGCCAACTTGTCTTGGTACATTCTGCAACAAAATAATCACAATCATCATCAGAACCAACTACTTTTGTCTAATTTATGTTTTCTAGATCAGGCTACCTATATTGTATGTAATGTGATACTCCTTTTATGGGGAAAACTCACTGTTCTTTGATTTCCACATAGTCATCCTCGTCATGTTTCGCTAGGTCAGTTTCACTTGCGTCTTCAGTGTCTGAAAAGGGGCAATTGTCAGCTATTACATAGTAtattaacaatatttttataacaCTTTAGTCCTTTATATTAAAATTCCGGCACAAAAGCCAAGAAAATCAAGTAAACTATCTAGACTGGTAAAAACCTTGGTATTCACTCAGTAAAGTTACCTTTATTTGCATCACCCATTAGTGTATTGCCAGCCATTTCCGTTTagaataaaatacaacaaattgGTGGTGACGCTGGTGAAAATGCACAGGTtattcccaaaaatatatattcgaaGAGTGCTTAGCGAAGTTGGTTATGTCGTAGGTTAAATTCTGGAGTTAGCTTCCTAGCTTGTAGCGTACGGTCACACGCAAGGTGGCGAGTAACTGCTAGACATTCAACGAATACTAGGTCGTTTGTATCAAGATGTTGTTGACAGAAAGTACTAAAGAATAAAGTTACTGATGTCATCAGTCCTTTCTCACTCGACTAACCACTTCATTCTCCATAGCAAACGGTTTACATTGATTGTCGAACATTTGCCGCATGATGACTGATAGACCGGTTGCTAATGCGTAATGTTAAGTTAGCTCATGTAGCCAACTTCAAGGCGAGCGATGTGGCAAGCTAACCAGTCTATATATTAGCAATGACTCAATCCTCTAGGCCACAGATACAATTAATATTTGACAGGGCCGGATAACGGTAGCTACTGAAGTTAATTAGGTTAGTTTCTTTAGTTCGCTAGTTAGGGAAATAATCTCGTAATTTACTTGACGTAATTAACCAGAGGGCAATCCTGACCCTACTAGCTAGCTTACTAAACTAGCCTAACGTTACTAAGCTGCCGGTGCAAAAGTTTGACTGGTGACCTGTCAGCGGATGGTAGCTAAATGTAGCCAGCAAGCTACAGAACTAGCTAACGTTTCGCAAATTAGATTTGCAGTTTAAGAGGCTAACAAAACGAACACATTTCTATCAAACATTTGCTAAGTCATTTGCTAAGTCAACTTTAAACACAATACTGTAGCTGacattttgaatgagtctcAGCGTTCGCTCGATCGAAGATAACAGATATTCCAACCACCTTCACGAACATGGAAGGGATATTAAAGAGGTCAAAATAAACGCGTTTTTTAAACATCACAACTACCGTGTCAGAAAAGGCCAATCAATTAAATCATACTACAAAATAGCGTCTCTCTACACCTTTTCTAGTGAGAATGACTATTATATACAGTCCAGAATCGAGATTCAATGCACAGTTACCCAGCacgctttattttctttaactaAGTAGGTTGTTAGCTACAATAAAGTACAGTAATAATTTCCAGACCACGACCAGAAATGGT
This portion of the Esox lucius isolate fEsoLuc1 chromosome 13, fEsoLuc1.pri, whole genome shotgun sequence genome encodes:
- the suds3 gene encoding sin3 histone deacetylase corepressor complex component SDS3 isoform X2, with the translated sequence MAGNTLMGDANKDTEDASETDLAKHDEDDYVEIKEQMYQDKLASLKRQLTQLQEGTLQEYQKRMKKLDQQYKERLRNADLFLQLETEQVERNYIKEKKAAVKEFDDKKVELKENLIAELEEKKKMIENEKLTMELTGDSMEVKPIMTRKLRRRPNDPVPIPDKRRKPAPAQLNYLLTEEQITEDLRTLNKQLKSPKRPASPSSPDHMPAAPMEAPSQRYEARIEEGKLYYDKRWYHRSQAIYLESKENTKISCVISSVGTNEIWVRKTSDSTKMRIYLGQLQRGAFVIRRRSAA
- the suds3 gene encoding sin3 histone deacetylase corepressor complex component SDS3 isoform X1, with the protein product MHQMASTLLSPMVDYYNDEEELDSVDEDDDRSFRGRDSEEDTEDASETDLAKHDEDDYVEIKEQMYQDKLASLKRQLTQLQEGTLQEYQKRMKKLDQQYKERLRNADLFLQLETEQVERNYIKEKKAAVKEFDDKKVELKENLIAELEEKKKMIENEKLTMELTGDSMEVKPIMTRKLRRRPNDPVPIPDKRRKPAPAQLNYLLTEEQITEDLRTLNKQLKSPKRPASPSSPDHMPAAPMEAPSQRYEARIEEGKLYYDKRWYHRSQAIYLESKENTKISCVISSVGTNEIWVRKTSDSTKMRIYLGQLQRGAFVIRRRSAA